Proteins co-encoded in one Acidisarcina sp. genomic window:
- a CDS encoding phosphoketolase family protein — protein MNGPLSQELLSKMDAYWRASNYLTVGQIYLKDNPLLEEPLTIDHIKPRLLGHWGTTTGLNFIYVHLNRIINERDLDMMYIIGPGHGGPGLVAQTYLEGSYTEIYPNIEQNRDGMKRLFRQFSWPYGIPSHVAAETPGSIHEGGELGYSLVHAYGAVLDNPNLVVACIVGDGEAETGPLATSWHSNKFLNPKTDGAVLPILHLNGYKIANPTILARIPHAELEELFRGYGYEPITVEGDDPPVVHQQMAAALDTIMDKIAAIQKSAREDNNLERPRWPLLILKTPKGWTGPKMVDGKQVEGTWRSHQVPFSEMHDKPEHIHILEQWMKSYKPEELFDENGKFRAELADIAPKGRRRMGMNPNANGGLLLKPLRMPDFRDFAIETPGPGQVNAEATRVLGYFLREIMRNNLETKNFRVVGPDETASNRIDAVIEVTGKRWVAETLPVDENLSVDGRTMEILSEHMCQGWLEGYLLTGRHGFFSCYEAFIHIVDSMVNQHAKWLKVTHSLPWRKPIASLNYLLTSHVWRQDHNGFSHQDPGFIDHLAHKKAGVVRIYLPPDVNTLLSVADHCLKSRDYINLIVAGKQPAPVYLTMEEAERHCTVGLGIWKWASTDDGKDPDVVMACCGDVPTLETLAAVELLREQVPDIRIRVVNVVDLMTLQPAEEHPHGLADGDFDEIFTADKPVIFAHHGYPMLIHQFTYRRRNHGNIHVRGYKEEGTTTTPFDMCVLNNIDRFQLTLDAIHRIPRFKDKVDQANQAYSEAIQRHKLYVSAFGEDLPEVRNWKWKISRGTDAK, from the coding sequence GAACTTCTCTCCAAGATGGACGCCTACTGGCGCGCCTCAAATTACCTAACCGTTGGCCAGATTTATCTGAAAGACAATCCTCTGCTTGAAGAACCCCTCACAATTGACCACATTAAGCCGCGACTGCTGGGACATTGGGGAACGACGACCGGGCTGAATTTCATCTATGTGCATCTCAATCGCATCATCAATGAGCGCGATCTGGACATGATGTACATCATCGGACCTGGTCATGGCGGTCCGGGCCTGGTTGCGCAGACCTACCTCGAAGGCTCGTATACCGAGATCTACCCCAACATCGAGCAGAATCGCGATGGAATGAAGCGCCTCTTCCGGCAGTTCTCGTGGCCCTATGGAATCCCCAGCCACGTCGCTGCAGAGACACCTGGATCCATACACGAAGGCGGAGAGCTTGGCTATTCGCTCGTGCACGCGTATGGCGCGGTCCTCGATAACCCTAACCTGGTGGTCGCCTGTATCGTCGGCGATGGAGAAGCAGAGACCGGACCGCTCGCTACCTCGTGGCACTCAAACAAGTTTCTTAATCCGAAGACAGATGGCGCGGTTCTGCCAATCCTGCACCTTAACGGTTACAAAATAGCAAACCCAACCATTCTGGCGCGCATCCCGCATGCGGAGCTGGAAGAACTCTTCCGCGGATATGGCTACGAGCCTATCACCGTAGAAGGGGATGACCCGCCGGTTGTGCATCAGCAGATGGCGGCCGCACTGGACACCATCATGGATAAGATCGCCGCGATCCAGAAGAGCGCCCGTGAGGACAACAATCTGGAGCGGCCGCGCTGGCCTCTGCTCATCCTCAAGACGCCCAAGGGATGGACGGGCCCCAAGATGGTCGATGGCAAACAGGTAGAGGGCACCTGGCGCTCGCACCAGGTACCGTTCTCTGAAATGCATGATAAGCCCGAGCACATCCACATTCTCGAGCAGTGGATGAAGAGCTATAAGCCGGAGGAGCTTTTCGACGAGAATGGCAAGTTTCGCGCCGAGCTAGCCGATATCGCGCCCAAGGGCCGCCGGCGCATGGGTATGAATCCCAATGCCAACGGAGGACTTCTGCTGAAGCCGCTGCGGATGCCGGACTTCCGCGACTTTGCCATCGAGACTCCTGGGCCGGGCCAGGTGAATGCAGAGGCAACTCGCGTCCTGGGATATTTTCTGCGCGAAATAATGCGCAACAATCTGGAGACAAAAAATTTCCGCGTTGTGGGACCCGACGAGACGGCTTCCAACCGCATTGACGCCGTAATCGAGGTCACCGGGAAGCGATGGGTGGCCGAGACGCTGCCGGTGGATGAGAATCTATCCGTTGATGGACGCACCATGGAGATTCTGAGCGAGCACATGTGCCAGGGCTGGCTGGAAGGCTATCTGCTTACAGGCCGTCATGGCTTCTTCTCCTGCTACGAGGCGTTCATCCACATCGTCGATTCGATGGTGAACCAGCATGCAAAGTGGCTGAAAGTGACGCACTCGCTGCCGTGGCGCAAGCCGATTGCCTCACTCAATTATCTGCTGACCTCCCACGTCTGGCGTCAGGACCATAATGGCTTCTCGCATCAAGATCCAGGATTCATCGACCATCTGGCGCACAAGAAGGCCGGGGTGGTGCGCATCTACCTGCCGCCGGACGTGAATACCCTGCTCTCGGTCGCGGACCATTGCTTGAAGAGCCGCGATTACATCAACCTCATTGTTGCCGGCAAACAACCCGCGCCAGTCTACCTGACGATGGAAGAAGCCGAGCGGCATTGCACCGTGGGCCTGGGCATCTGGAAGTGGGCAAGCACGGACGATGGCAAGGACCCCGATGTGGTCATGGCATGCTGCGGAGACGTTCCAACGCTCGAAACACTGGCGGCGGTTGAACTGCTGCGTGAGCAGGTACCGGACATCCGTATACGCGTCGTGAACGTAGTAGACCTGATGACCCTGCAGCCAGCCGAGGAGCATCCACACGGGCTTGCCGATGGCGACTTCGACGAAATCTTCACCGCAGACAAGCCGGTAATCTTTGCCCATCACGGCTATCCCATGCTTATCCATCAATTCACCTATCGGCGACGCAATCACGGCAACATCCATGTCCGTGGCTATAAGGAAGAAGGCACCACAACCACGCCTTTCGATATGTGCGTTCTCAACAATATCGATCGCTTCCAGCTCACGCTCGATGCGATACACCGCATACCTCGGTTCAAAGACAAGGTCGATCAGGCCAATCAGGCTTACTCGGAAGCAATACAGCGTCACAAACTTTATGTTTCTGCATTCGGAGAAGACCTGCCGGAAGTAAGAAATTGGAAGTGGAAAATCAGTAGAGGAACGGATGCAAAATAA
- a CDS encoding aminopeptidase P family N-terminal domain-containing protein: MTKIISRELIIGGETLVAESAWNAEIEGKHARLSAFLRAQGLAAVLIRRSENIAWATGGAVEMRVCIPQETAVGALLITAQGRRFYLTTENESRRQAEEEFEDLDFEAVTYPWYEDKLLSQARKLAGGPLGCDYPTADFTPVNFYPLRASLTEPEIARYRWLGRQTADATVEVLESLEPGITEYEMEGRIGHALLRRGILPSVLLMAADDRVLRYKHAVARGAVLEEFGMLNLCSRKWGLSVSMTRFVHFGPLPSELAVRFVAASKVNAALLDATRVGATGADLFAVAQKAYQEVGFAGEEERHHQGGPTGYLEREWVATPAGSDTVVDAQAFAWNPSIRGGKVEDTLLLQGGAWELLTPTPSLPRIEAPVDDSVYSATGVLIR; encoded by the coding sequence ATGACGAAGATCATCAGCAGAGAATTGATTATTGGCGGCGAGACGCTGGTCGCGGAGTCAGCTTGGAATGCGGAAATTGAAGGCAAACACGCCAGATTAAGTGCTTTCCTGCGAGCCCAGGGGCTTGCCGCGGTGTTGATTCGCCGAAGTGAAAACATCGCGTGGGCTACAGGCGGAGCGGTGGAGATGCGCGTCTGCATCCCGCAGGAGACCGCAGTGGGCGCGCTGCTCATCACCGCACAGGGCCGCCGCTTCTATCTGACCACTGAGAATGAATCACGGCGGCAGGCGGAGGAGGAGTTCGAGGACCTCGACTTCGAGGCCGTCACCTATCCCTGGTACGAGGACAAACTGTTGTCCCAGGCGCGCAAGCTTGCTGGCGGCCCCCTGGGCTGCGATTATCCTACGGCGGACTTTACGCCAGTCAATTTCTATCCTCTTCGCGCCAGCCTGACTGAGCCGGAGATCGCGCGTTATCGATGGCTTGGCCGGCAGACTGCCGACGCAACCGTTGAGGTGCTGGAGTCGCTTGAGCCAGGCATTACCGAGTATGAGATGGAGGGCCGCATTGGCCATGCGTTGCTGCGCCGCGGGATTCTGCCGTCGGTACTCTTGATGGCTGCCGATGATCGTGTGCTGCGGTACAAACACGCCGTGGCTCGCGGGGCGGTTCTTGAGGAGTTCGGCATGCTGAACCTCTGCAGCCGGAAGTGGGGCCTCTCTGTCTCGATGACGCGCTTCGTTCACTTTGGTCCTCTGCCATCGGAACTGGCCGTTCGCTTTGTAGCTGCGTCAAAGGTGAATGCTGCATTGCTGGATGCCACGCGGGTTGGCGCGACTGGCGCCGATCTGTTTGCCGTGGCGCAAAAGGCTTATCAGGAGGTCGGTTTTGCGGGTGAAGAGGAGCGTCACCACCAGGGTGGCCCCACCGGATACCTGGAGCGCGAATGGGTAGCAACCCCCGCAGGATCGGACACCGTCGTCGATGCCCAGGCATTTGCCTGGAACCCGAGCATTCGCGGTGGCAAGGTAGAAGATACGTTGCTGCTGCAAGGTGGGGCTTGGGAGTTGCTGACGCCCACTCCTAGCCTGCCGCGAATCGAAGCGCCGGTAGATGATTCGGTATATTCGGCCACCGGGGTACTGATCCGCTAG
- a CDS encoding acetate/propionate family kinase: MQNKPILVINSGSSSIKFSLFHASEHDRTKLFEGAVDGIGTDRGSFWIKDASGKKLRDETPALPTRNVAFKLVTDTLRNPQFPYPAAIGHRMVAGGPNLTRHQRITPEVLDEMERNVSFAPLHTPIAAYIMREARVLFPDVPNFVCFDTAFHTTIPEVAQRFAIPEKYWKQGVRRYGAHGISYESIVYQLEQQKALPERLIVAHLGNGASITAIRKGKSLDTSMGLTPTGGLISGTRTGDIDPGVLLYILRDINGSADELETIAAKKSGLLGVSQISNDMRELRDAIAAGNQNAAMAVALFAYSVKKFISSYIGVLGGLDMLVFTGGIGENDIAARAEICAGLEHLGITLDAKRNNVRGEAVISSETSPVLVRVIPPAEDLLIVNHVYRMMQEK, from the coding sequence ATGCAAAATAAACCAATACTTGTAATCAACAGTGGATCATCTTCAATCAAATTTTCGCTTTTTCATGCGTCGGAGCACGATAGAACTAAGCTCTTTGAAGGCGCGGTAGACGGCATCGGCACTGACCGGGGCTCATTCTGGATCAAGGACGCTTCTGGCAAGAAGCTTCGTGACGAGACCCCGGCGCTGCCTACCCGGAATGTCGCCTTTAAACTCGTTACCGATACTCTTCGCAATCCCCAATTCCCCTATCCCGCCGCCATCGGCCATCGTATGGTCGCTGGCGGCCCGAACCTGACCAGGCATCAGCGCATCACGCCGGAGGTTCTCGACGAGATGGAGCGCAACGTGTCCTTCGCACCGTTGCACACTCCGATCGCTGCCTACATCATGCGAGAAGCGCGGGTTCTCTTCCCAGACGTGCCGAACTTCGTCTGCTTCGACACTGCCTTTCACACCACAATCCCCGAAGTTGCACAACGCTTCGCCATCCCCGAGAAATACTGGAAGCAGGGTGTTCGCCGCTATGGGGCCCACGGCATTTCGTATGAATCGATCGTCTACCAGCTTGAGCAGCAGAAGGCCCTGCCTGAGCGCCTGATCGTTGCCCACCTGGGCAATGGAGCCAGCATCACGGCCATCAGGAAAGGCAAGTCCCTGGATACCAGCATGGGACTGACGCCGACCGGCGGTCTCATCTCCGGCACTCGCACCGGTGATATTGATCCTGGCGTATTGCTCTACATACTGCGGGATATCAACGGCAGCGCGGATGAGTTGGAGACCATTGCGGCGAAGAAGTCCGGCCTGCTGGGGGTCTCGCAAATCTCAAATGACATGCGCGAGCTGCGCGACGCCATTGCTGCGGGGAACCAGAATGCAGCCATGGCGGTAGCTTTGTTCGCCTACTCTGTGAAGAAGTTCATCAGCAGCTATATCGGTGTCCTTGGCGGCCTCGACATGCTGGTGTTCACGGGAGGCATTGGCGAAAACGACATCGCTGCGCGTGCTGAGATCTGCGCCGGACTCGAGCACCTCGGAATCACCCTGGATGCGAAGCGCAACAATGTTCGCGGCGAGGCTGTCATTTCGAGTGAAACCTCCCCGGTGCTCGTGCGGGTCATTCCACCAGCCGAAGACCTGCTGATCGTCAACCACGTCTATAGGATGATGCAGGAAAAATAA
- a CDS encoding COX15/CtaA family protein, producing MNAHAVEVPVPAQNPASGKLASFAWGILGYNIAVILWGGLVRATGSGAGCGEHWPLCNGTVVQHSPSVQTMIEMTHRMTSGITLLATIALVVWTFRGTVRRHIARITVVAAAILMLNEAFLGALIVVLGKVARDQSPSRGAYLSLHLANTLLLVAALTLTAHFLSRRAGFLRGDVRYRSIALAALGLVATLFVGVSGSLAALGDSLFPSTSLQTALRQDFATTGTLLLRLRWLHPVLGFTAGFFICWLVYRSVFQRSYWDNKKLALSVIGLLLLQYALGVADVMLLAPVWMQIVHLLGADLLWITLVVLAARLCVQPATVIKAHA from the coding sequence ATGAACGCGCACGCCGTCGAAGTACCTGTCCCCGCTCAGAACCCCGCAAGCGGCAAACTTGCGAGCTTCGCCTGGGGGATCCTGGGCTATAACATCGCCGTCATTCTATGGGGAGGACTGGTACGTGCCACCGGCTCCGGCGCCGGCTGCGGAGAGCACTGGCCGCTCTGCAATGGCACGGTGGTGCAGCACTCACCCAGCGTCCAGACCATGATCGAAATGACGCATCGCATGACCAGCGGCATCACTTTGCTGGCTACGATCGCGCTCGTCGTCTGGACCTTCCGCGGAACAGTGCGCAGGCACATCGCGCGCATCACAGTCGTTGCTGCCGCGATCCTCATGCTGAATGAAGCATTTCTGGGTGCCCTGATTGTGGTCCTGGGCAAAGTTGCCCGCGACCAGTCCCCTTCTCGCGGAGCCTACCTCTCCCTGCACCTGGCAAATACCTTGCTGCTGGTTGCGGCTCTCACGCTGACGGCACACTTTCTTTCCCGCCGTGCCGGCTTCCTGCGCGGCGACGTAAGATACCGCTCCATCGCACTGGCTGCGCTCGGACTGGTGGCCACGCTCTTTGTCGGGGTCAGCGGTTCGCTGGCCGCGCTGGGTGATTCCCTGTTTCCCTCGACGTCGCTCCAGACCGCCCTGCGCCAGGACTTTGCCACGACCGGAACACTGTTATTGCGACTGCGCTGGCTGCATCCGGTGCTCGGCTTTACCGCTGGATTTTTCATTTGCTGGCTCGTCTACCGCAGCGTGTTTCAGCGTAGCTATTGGGACAATAAAAAGCTGGCGCTGAGCGTGATCGGATTGCTGCTGCTGCAATACGCTCTTGGCGTGGCAGATGTCATGTTGCTGGCGCCTGTGTGGATGCAAATCGTGCATCTTCTTGGTGCGGATCTCTTGTGGATCACGCTGGTAGTGCTTGCCGCCCGACTCTGCGTACAGCCGGCAACCGTTATCAAGGCCCACGCTTGA
- the purU gene encoding formyltetrahydrofolate deformylase: protein MDSSAILLLYCADRKGLVFGIAQFLLEHGGNILHADQHQDADLGLFFMRIEWSLAEFDLDERGFAAAFTPVAEEYGFKWQVTFGQCRPAVAIFVSHYQHCLVDLLYRHQIGEFPCRIALIISNHEDARDLASFHNIPFHFIPVLSGNKLAAERKQLDLLAENGIELVVLARYMQVLSQEFVARYPRKIINVHHSFLPAFVGAKPYHAAFQRGVKLIGATSHYVTEVLDEGPIIEQDVMRISHRDRLEDLVGKGRDLERVVLSRAVRWHLERRILCYGNKTVIFD, encoded by the coding sequence ATGGATTCTAGTGCCATCCTGTTGCTCTATTGCGCCGACCGAAAGGGGTTGGTCTTCGGCATTGCGCAGTTTCTGCTGGAGCATGGAGGAAACATCCTGCATGCCGATCAGCACCAGGACGCGGATCTGGGCCTGTTCTTCATGCGGATTGAGTGGTCCCTCGCTGAGTTCGATCTCGACGAGCGGGGATTTGCCGCGGCGTTTACTCCGGTTGCGGAGGAGTATGGCTTTAAGTGGCAGGTGACTTTTGGACAATGCCGTCCCGCAGTCGCAATTTTTGTCTCGCATTATCAGCATTGCCTGGTAGACCTGCTCTATCGCCACCAGATTGGCGAGTTTCCCTGCAGGATCGCTCTCATCATCAGCAATCACGAAGATGCGCGCGACCTGGCGAGTTTCCACAACATACCGTTCCATTTCATTCCGGTTCTTTCCGGCAACAAGTTAGCTGCCGAGCGGAAGCAGCTGGATCTATTGGCGGAGAACGGCATAGAACTGGTCGTGCTTGCGCGATACATGCAAGTTCTTTCGCAGGAGTTTGTCGCCAGATATCCCAGAAAGATCATCAACGTGCACCACTCCTTTTTGCCCGCTTTTGTGGGAGCGAAACCGTACCATGCAGCCTTCCAGCGCGGAGTAAAGCTTATCGGTGCCACCAGCCACTACGTGACAGAGGTGCTGGACGAGGGACCAATCATCGAGCAGGACGTCATGCGAATCTCCCATCGCGACCGGTTGGAAGATCTGGTTGGCAAGGGACGCGATCTGGAGCGCGTGGTGTTATCGCGGGCGGTGCGCTGGCATCTGGAGCGCCGCATCTTGTGCTATGGCAACAAGACCGTGATCTTTGACTGA
- a CDS encoding L-fucose/L-arabinose isomerase family protein yields the protein MATPKPMSMGVIVGNRGFFPSHLAKTGRDEIIAALQLAGIKPIVLGPEDSEHGAVETYEESRRCADLFKKHRDEIEGIIVTLPNFGEERGIVDAIRLAGLNVPVLVQATPDKTEKMTIAFRRDSFCGKMSACNNMMQYKIPYSLTTLHTEDPASELFQKDLKWFASVCRVVSGLKNLRIGSIGARPAAFNTVRYSERILESSGISVEPLDLSEVFGGINRMQDNDDAAQAKLAAIKSYVTTSGIPEDALLKMAKLGAVIDRWMKKTNVTISAVQCWTSMEEFFGVVPCTIMSMMSNELIPSACEVDVPGTLSMYMLALASGTPSALLDWNNNYGDNPDKAVCFHCSNLPKHFFKDVVKMDYQAIIAGTVGKENTFGTCVGTVKAGAMSFARYSTDDRRGVIRGYTGNGRFTDDPLATFGGAGVVEIPQMQKLLRYICREGFEHHVAANFSETASAVHEAAVRYLGWESHFHPEFND from the coding sequence ATGGCGACACCAAAGCCAATGTCGATGGGAGTTATTGTAGGAAATCGCGGATTTTTTCCGAGTCATCTAGCTAAAACTGGCCGCGACGAGATTATTGCTGCGCTGCAACTTGCCGGCATCAAGCCCATTGTGCTTGGCCCGGAAGACAGCGAGCATGGCGCGGTAGAAACCTATGAAGAGTCGCGCCGATGCGCCGATCTCTTCAAGAAACATCGCGATGAGATTGAAGGCATTATCGTCACGCTGCCGAACTTTGGAGAAGAGCGCGGCATCGTCGATGCAATTCGTCTCGCTGGCCTTAACGTTCCTGTACTGGTGCAGGCTACCCCCGACAAAACCGAGAAGATGACGATCGCTTTTCGCCGCGATAGCTTCTGCGGCAAAATGTCGGCCTGCAATAACATGATGCAGTACAAGATCCCTTATTCGCTGACCACTCTGCATACGGAAGATCCGGCATCGGAGCTTTTTCAGAAGGATCTGAAGTGGTTTGCTTCGGTCTGCCGGGTCGTCAGTGGCCTCAAGAACCTGCGTATTGGCTCCATTGGCGCGCGTCCGGCTGCATTCAACACGGTTCGCTACAGTGAGCGGATTCTTGAGTCGAGCGGTATCTCGGTTGAACCGCTGGACCTCTCCGAGGTATTTGGCGGTATCAACCGCATGCAGGATAACGACGATGCGGCACAGGCTAAGCTGGCTGCGATCAAGTCCTATGTCACAACGAGCGGCATTCCGGAAGATGCGTTGCTGAAGATGGCCAAGCTTGGCGCGGTGATCGATAGGTGGATGAAGAAGACCAACGTCACCATCAGCGCGGTGCAGTGCTGGACGTCGATGGAAGAGTTCTTTGGCGTTGTGCCGTGCACCATCATGAGCATGATGTCGAACGAGCTTATCCCGAGTGCCTGTGAAGTGGATGTCCCAGGAACACTCAGTATGTATATGCTGGCGCTGGCCTCCGGTACTCCTTCGGCGTTGCTGGATTGGAACAACAACTATGGCGATAACCCGGATAAGGCGGTCTGTTTCCATTGCTCCAACCTGCCCAAGCACTTCTTTAAGGATGTGGTGAAGATGGACTACCAGGCCATCATCGCGGGCACGGTCGGCAAGGAAAATACCTTTGGAACCTGCGTCGGCACCGTGAAGGCTGGAGCGATGAGCTTCGCACGCTACTCTACCGACGATCGTCGCGGCGTAATTCGTGGCTACACTGGCAACGGCCGGTTTACCGACGATCCATTGGCCACCTTTGGCGGTGCGGGCGTGGTGGAGATTCCGCAGATGCAAAAGCTCCTGCGCTACATCTGCCGTGAGGGCTTCGAGCATCACGTTGCGGCGAACTTCTCGGAGACCGCATCCGCGGTGCATGAGGCAGCGGTCCGTTACCTTGGGTGGGAGAGCCACTTCCATCCTGAATTCAACGACTAA
- a CDS encoding ribulokinase, with amino-acid sequence MAIVAGVDFGTLSVRVSILDSKRGRLGAATVEYPLHRRRDDPDYATQSHADHMRALTQATREAVANAGIQGDQVEAIALDTTGSSVIPVDARLQPLDDYYLWCDHRAKKEAQEITEAAHREHLEAIDWCGGVYSHEWGFAKLLHWLRHNPEKREQLGTALEHCDMVAATLCGITEPAKVMRSVCAMGHKWLWNPRWGGFPPQAFFSGVDPLLDGVVDKLAGEYHTSDFLAGHLSQYWAGELGLRSAIPVPVGAFDAHWDALGAGCREGDVVNVVGTSTCIIAMAKAPQLVPGVCGVVPGSVHPKYTGIEAGLSATGDIFEAIARRAGVKVAELSKGLESYEPGQTGLLRLTWDNGDRTVLVNPELGGVTFGWNLLSTAQDELFAAIEGTAFHTRIILERMAEHGVPVDRVINAGGIPQHNRVLNQVYANVLGKPVLVPSGLPTSLGSGIIAMCAADAFSTIEEAQQAMCLSHTTFEPDPAAVLVYQRLYRLYRKAYFALGTRSSESCSLGDVLPELRLIAAEARTRIN; translated from the coding sequence ATGGCGATCGTAGCGGGTGTTGACTTTGGAACTCTGAGTGTTCGCGTATCGATCCTGGACAGCAAACGAGGCAGGCTGGGTGCGGCAACGGTGGAGTATCCGCTGCATCGCCGGCGAGACGATCCGGACTATGCGACCCAGTCTCATGCAGATCACATGCGGGCCTTGACCCAGGCCACGCGCGAGGCGGTTGCAAACGCCGGCATCCAGGGAGACCAGGTGGAGGCCATTGCGCTGGATACGACGGGATCGAGCGTTATCCCCGTCGATGCCCGGCTTCAGCCACTCGATGATTACTATCTATGGTGCGATCATCGCGCGAAGAAGGAAGCTCAGGAGATAACCGAGGCGGCGCATCGGGAGCATCTTGAGGCGATTGACTGGTGCGGCGGCGTCTATTCGCATGAGTGGGGATTCGCCAAGCTGCTGCATTGGCTGCGGCACAATCCTGAAAAGCGCGAGCAGCTCGGCACGGCGCTGGAGCATTGCGATATGGTCGCGGCCACGCTCTGCGGCATCACCGAGCCTGCAAAAGTCATGCGCAGCGTCTGCGCCATGGGCCACAAATGGTTATGGAACCCGCGTTGGGGCGGATTCCCGCCGCAGGCTTTTTTCAGCGGTGTCGATCCTCTACTCGACGGCGTGGTTGACAAGCTTGCTGGCGAGTATCACACCTCTGATTTCCTTGCCGGGCATCTTAGCCAGTACTGGGCCGGCGAACTCGGCCTGCGCTCCGCAATACCCGTTCCCGTTGGAGCCTTCGATGCTCACTGGGACGCCCTGGGCGCGGGCTGCCGCGAGGGAGATGTGGTCAACGTCGTCGGCACCTCTACTTGCATCATTGCCATGGCGAAGGCCCCGCAACTGGTTCCTGGTGTCTGCGGCGTCGTTCCCGGCAGTGTGCACCCGAAATATACCGGTATTGAGGCGGGCCTCTCGGCTACAGGAGATATTTTTGAAGCCATTGCCCGGCGGGCGGGCGTCAAAGTAGCGGAGCTGTCGAAGGGCCTCGAATCCTATGAGCCCGGGCAGACGGGCCTCCTGAGGCTTACCTGGGACAATGGCGACCGCACCGTGCTGGTGAACCCGGAGCTTGGCGGCGTGACTTTCGGCTGGAATCTGCTCTCGACTGCACAGGACGAATTGTTTGCCGCCATCGAGGGAACCGCCTTTCACACGCGCATTATTCTGGAGCGAATGGCGGAGCATGGAGTTCCTGTCGACCGGGTGATCAACGCAGGCGGAATACCGCAGCACAATCGCGTTCTGAACCAGGTATATGCCAATGTACTGGGGAAGCCGGTGCTGGTGCCGTCGGGTTTGCCAACCAGCCTTGGATCGGGCATCATCGCCATGTGCGCGGCAGATGCATTCAGCACCATCGAAGAGGCGCAGCAGGCGATGTGCCTCTCGCACACGACCTTTGAGCCGGATCCGGCTGCGGTCCTGGTCTATCAACGTCTGTATCGCCTCTACCGCAAAGCTTACTTTGCCCTGGGAACACGTTCGTCAGAGTCCTGTAGTCTTGGAGATGTGCTGCCGGAGCTGCGCCTTATAGCCGCCGAGGCCAGAACAAGGATCAACTGA